DNA sequence from the Oncorhynchus clarkii lewisi isolate Uvic-CL-2024 chromosome 9, UVic_Ocla_1.0, whole genome shotgun sequence genome:
ATACCACAACTGTCATACTACTCACCCATAGCTAAGAGATGTCTCCAAACAGACTTTCTCAATTCATCTTTCCTCAATTCCTTGCATCTCCATCTACTCAATactttctcaaaacccattgaaaaAAATGGCAGAGGGGAAGGAACTTGGACCACCTTCTacaaaggagagaggaaaaacaTGATAGCCATTGACTCGTCTCTCAGCAGAGGCCATTGTAATAGATCTATAGCCATCTCAAGTCTAGGCTACACGAATCAGCCTGCTATGCGTCATTCTCTTTAAGACTATACAAGGGAGTATCTTTTAGTATCTTTCAGTTTATTCAGCATGaatgtacaaaaataaaaaaaatctgcataaGAAATGAAAGCAACACCATTTTGAAACTAGATCCATACCAATAAACCTGACGATATATGTGTATTACAATggggaaaatgaaaaaaaaattcaTTCACAGAATTCTCAAAATTGTCATTCAAAAAAGAGCAATTGTCAAATAATTAAGCTTCAAAATGTTGATTTcatacattgtgacatcatgagAATGGTCACAAGTGTCCAGGTAAGCACAAGATTCCCCCACATCCTATTTATTGAATATAGTTTCTCAGCCCATATCGATATAGCGTTGAAAAGGCCAATATCGGCTGATAAAAATCGGTCAGGCTCTAATTAGAATGTGAGTACCTGAGACACAGAACTTGGGTAGCTTTAAAAAACATAATTGGAACGTaggaaaaaaaaaaacgaattctttatttctatgactaagttttaaagtttttttattttttatagtcTACAACCTGCTTTCCCAGTCCGATTGAGTTATGGAATTCAATTGGAAAGTGAGCAGAAACAAACTGGCAACCCGGCTTCAAATGATGCTTCAGTTCCACTATGGTTAATGACCATCTAAAGTTTGTACACACGTCATACCTCTAGGctgaccaaaataataataaaaaacactgCGAAAAAGGGTGAAAAAGGGTTCAGTCAAACCATAAATCCTCACTTTATAAACCCCAGGGTTGTATTCAATAGGAAGCAAACTGTCCGAAATAGAACAACTACCTTAAAATTTGTCCAATAAGGAACCCTCATTTTCTATTGCAGTTTTGCTACAGTGCGCACCGATGAACACGACCCAGACGGCGTGAGTTCCAAAACGGCAacccattccctacatagggctctggtcaaaagcagtgcactacagaAATATATATTTCCTGGAAAGTATACATGTTTTAATGTATAAATAACATCAGTCCTGACCATTCCCTCATCACCCTGAGAGACATTTGAAAACAAACGACTAGCACTTCCTGTTTCTAATGACGTGAAAACGTCAGACTTTGAAGATCTGTGAGATTTCTCTAATACACCCATAGGGGCTGTGTGTGGGGCCagagccctggtccaaagtagtgcactatatagggaatagggtgccatttaggattcCACTCATGTGGTTTATGTTgtgttcataaccaagtgggaagtaAATAGCACGTGAATAAATCCAACTGGTTTGAACTTTGATTGGCTAATGGCAAACAAGCTGCGTCAACCACAAAACTATAAGTACTGTTATCATGCTCTCAAACAAATTatagtggtaaaaaaaaaacatgaatagaTAGCTTTTTATAAATCATGTTTAGTTATTGCATTTAGCTGCCGAAATTGCGGTTATTGGGGTCATTTCCTTACTTAAGGGAGGTCAGAATGTGGGAGAAGTCGGAGCTCAGGGATAATATACAAGGGTGCCACCAGTAATGACCTTTTGGAGAGGCattcaagtggatttttcccagtTGTACGTGGTAAATTCCCAATTGGTTATGAACACAGCATTAGTTCTGGTCCAGCAGTTCAGAGACAGTCAGGGTCGTCAGGTCGGAATAGAAGTTCCCCTCGTTGTCGCCCCCTCCAAATACCAGCAGGGTTTTGGGGGTACGGTCGGAGTTTTGTTCTTTGCCGTCATCCTTGAATGAAAGGTTTTGATTGGCTAGCGCCATGGTGATGATGGAATGTCCAGCTCTGGGCACGGAGAGCTGTGGGTGAACCAGTTCAGTCCAGGTGTTGgtgtctgcaacacacacacagtgtttagAGCCTGGttctggaggagtgtgtgtggcgagaagcagggtgtgtgtgtgtgtgtctgacctgtgtTGAAGGTAAAGGTGTCATTGAGGGCCTGGTTCCCATTGTATCCCCCGTGGACCACAAACGTAGAGTCAGAGAGTAGCACACAACCATGCCAGCTGTAACACACACAACCATGTAACATGACCTGCTCTGTTACAACTTTCATAGTGAGGAGCAGCAGTATCCAAAAGCAGAAAACATTTATGAAGACAAAGCATTGTATCGATTACAGGTTCTCCCTTATATAATAAGAGAGCGATTCAAATGGCACTTCCTGGGTTAAAAAGGTTCAATTTACATTAAAGGATGGATAAAAGATGGCTGTCTGAATTATGAGACTCATTGAGTCTTTAAACTGTTTCTGTAACCTACATTCGTGTGTATTAGTTAGTCCTTTAGTCCTACCTGCGAGGAGAGGGAGGTGATCCGTTGGTCTGAACAGACGAAAACTCCATCAGTCCTGATGAAAACAATCCATTCACTTTAGTCAGGGTTCGTCCATTCAGCAACACTTGCCACTGTTTTCCAGGGAGTGTTGGGATCCATAAAATCAATAAAGATACAGTGACTAATATTAAATAAACCGTGACTAataattaaataaacaaaaacaatctCATTTAAAATGTTAGTCCTCCAATGCCTTCCCTCTAATAACTAACCGGCCAATTGTATCGCAGACCGTCAGACAAGCTGGAGGGCCATGAAGAGTAAACTGAATGGCAGTTAGGGAGGAAGTCTCACCACACACAGACCTACTGGACAAACAAGCCTGTGTCTCTTACCCAGGTCAAGCATGTACATGTCGTTGAAACAGAGTGGGGTGTCCCAGCCTCCGAACACATAGATCTTCCCTTGGATAACGCAGGCCgagtgactggagagagagagggggagagagagaggtcatcccatgtccactactactattattattgctgttggtcccaccatttatttatatataaatatatatatttcgatatgtatactttgacaatgtaagtaataatgaacttgccatgtcaatgtgagagagagagagagttagagagcattagagagagaaaagggagtgaaggaggccagagggagagaaaagagtgaACCCTCCCCCAAAAGACTGATCTGTACTATAGAAGTTATTTGTACAGCTAATCTGCGCTTTAACTTGCTAAAAATCAACCCAGGTATTAgctgccagtctgtttgtgccatcgtACCTGCTTCCTATTGTCATGTTTGGTTTGACAATAGGCAATGGATTTTGACAAGAGACCAAACAGATCTGAGCCCAGGCTACCCATGTGGATGTGAACTAAGAGTTAGAAAGAGGAGCGCTCTTTCTAACTAATGGTCTGAAGCGTTTTCGGTTTGGATCCGTCCATCTCACCCTGAGCGGGGGGCGGGCTTGTCGCCTGTGACGATGGGCTGGTACCAAATGGAGAGATGTGGGTCGAAGATGTAGAGGGAGTCACTGCAGCCGTCGGGTTCAGGGTGAGGGCGAGGGAACACCCCTCCCAGGACAAACAGTTCACCCCGAAACATGCTGCAGCTGTGATAGGCTAATGGAGGTACTTTTCCCTGGgcctggagagaaggagagaaggagaggagggtagaaagATCATTCATGTTATTACATTTGCACAGATGCAAGCTTACACCTATCCAGTCCCAGATCATTAGGTGTATGTGTCCAGTCTCACCTCCACTGTGCTCCACTTCCAGCTCTGTGTGTCTAGGATGTGAACGTCGTTGAACCACTTTCTGTTCTTAGAACCCCCGAACACAAAGATTCTTTTGGAATCAGGGTCGTAGGTCGCAGTATGGCCAATCCGGGCCTCGGGGGTGGGGCCTTCTGCCAGCGTCTCCGCGGTAACCCATGACATGTCCTCTGAAGGGTCGACAAAAAAAAGGAAGTGAGGGTGTCAAGTGAACCAATTAAAAACGAAGATCCAAAAGTACAAGAAAAACACAGCTGgctaaagtgccttcagaaagtaatcacACCCCCCCTGACATTTTTCACATGTTGTTTGTTGTGTTACGacgtgggattaaaatggatttaattgtaatttgtcaacaatctacacaaaatactcttgtCAGTGAAAGGAATTCAAAcatcaaaaaaaaaaatatatacaatgaTTAATAAAAACACAAATAGCTCTTGaatagataagtattcaaccacccaggtcaaaacatgttagaatcatctttgacagcgattacaccTGTGAATCTTTTTAGGGAGAGCTTTGCTCAATattgggtaattatttatttatttttaaacttaAAATACTGTCAAGTGGGTTGTTGATCATTATTATACAGGTATTATTAAGTCTTGCTATAGAATTAAGCCGATTAaattaaaaactgtaactagtccactctggaacattcaatgtgatcttggtaagcaactccagtgtatatttggccttgtgttttaggttattgtcctgctgaagggtgaatgttttcctctaggatgttgcctgTGCTAAACAGTTTCTTCTTatcctaaaaataaaaaaaactccctagtccttgccgatcacaagcatacccatgacatgatgcagccaccaccatgcttgaacatatgaagagtggtactcaatgacgtgttgtgttggatttcccCAGAAGATAATGCTTCGTATTCTGGACAataagtacatttctttgccacatttttggcaatattactttagtgtcttattgcaaacaggatgtatgtttagGAATACAGGCTTGTGTACAGGCTTCCTCCTGTTCaccctgtcaattaggttagtattgtgtagtaactacaaggttgctgatccatcctcagtgtttaatggctgtgataggagagaactAACTGTTTAAcagtcatcattggcctcatggtgaaatccctgagtggtttccttcctctctggcaaattagttatgaaggacgcctgtatctttgtagtgactgggtgtattgatacaccatccaaagtgtaatgactaacatcaccatgctcaaagggatattctatgtctgcttttaattttttttagccATCTACAAGATTGGATGCCCTTCGTTGCGAGGCAttgggaaaacctccctggtctttgtggttgcatctgtgtttgaaattcactgcttgactgaggaaccttgtgtggagtacagagatgaggtcgtcattaaaaaaataatgttaaacactattactgcacatAGAGTGAGTCCATCCAACTTGTGAAGCACATTTGTACTCTATTTAGGCCATAACAGGGGTAGAATACttagacatttcagcttttcacacATATGTTTTTAAACAAATTTCTAAACAACTAAATTctactttgatattatggggaaTTGGGTGTAGATcggtgacacaaaatctaaacgTAAATCACAgttaaattcaggctgcaacaacAAAACGATTAAATGGTCAAGGGCTGTGAACACTTCCTGAAAGCCTTGTACCCTCCATTACGGCTCTGTTATTGGTATCGACAGGGGGCTATATACACCATCCATTACGGCTATGTTATTGGTATCGACAGGGGGCTATATACACCCTCCATTACGGCTCTGTTATTGGTATCGACAGGGGGCTGTATACACCATCCATTACGGCTCTGTTATTGGTATCGACAGGGGGCTATATACACCATCCATTACGGCTCTGTTATTGGTATCGACAGGGGGCTATATACACCATCCATTACGGCTCTGTTGTTATTGGTATCGACAGGGGGCTATATACACCATCCATTACGGCTCTGTTATTGGTATCGACAGGGGGCTATATACACCATCCATTACGGCTCTGTTGTTATTGGTATCGACAGGGGGCTATATACACCCTCCATTACGGCTCTGTTATTGGTATCGACAGGGGGCTATATACACCCTCCATTACGGCTCTGTTATTGGTATCGACAGGGGGCTATATACACCCTCCATTACGGCTCTGTTATTGGTATCGACAGGGGGCTATATACACCCTCCATTACGGCTCTGTTGTTATTGGTATCGACAGGGGGCTATATACACCCTCCATTACGGCTCTGTTGTTATTGGTATCGACAGGGGGCTATATACACCCTCCATTACGGCTCTGTTGTTATTGGTATCGACAGGGGGCTATATACACCCTCCATTACGGCTCTGTTGTTATTGGTATCGACAGGGGGCTATATACACCCTCCATTACGGCTCTGTTGTTATTGGTATCGACAGGGGGCTATATACACCCTCCATTACGGCTCTGTTATTGGTATCGACAGGGGGCTATATACACCCTCCATTACGGCTCTGTTATTGGTATCGACAGGGGGCTATACACACCATCTATTACGGCTCTGTTATTGGTATCGACAGGGGGCTATATACACCCTCCATTACGGCTCTGTTATTGGTATCGACAGGGGGCTATACACACCATCCA
Encoded proteins:
- the LOC139415826 gene encoding kelch repeat-containing protein; translated protein: MDDFGVYVVLGVNVAPLKLLCANGLAQVSVAVPPSSQQVVLFSRGRWGDRICVNAELNDADRVPITIGKLTPYNRCLTWEQWEEESWTEGVMLTVSLEGGHLAKGDMMNLDLTLSMKEYTPESAVAPSPVREGKRKRGQTGEDDKEENRGKENTCPIEVVSSFSEKSTPLRKVRGQSRGGQTRLFLQSEGQEGAALTPQNTPPPRGKGRPAKTPTTQTTPLVNPSGRWGQSLCPIDPQTAILIGGQGSRMQFCKDPMWKLCTEDMSWVTAETLAEGPTPEARIGHTATYDPDSKRIFVFGGSKNRKWFNDVHILDTQSWKWSTVEAQGKVPPLAYHSCSMFRGELFVLGGVFPRPHPEPDGCSDSLYIFDPHLSIWYQPIVTGDKPAPRSGHSACVIQGKIYVFGGWDTPLCFNDMYMLDLGLMEFSSVQTNGSPPSPRSWHGCVLLSDSTFVVHGGYNGNQALNDTFTFNTDTNTWTELVHPQLSVPRAGHSIITMALANQNLSFKDDGKEQNSDRTPKTLLVFGGGDNEGNFYSDLTTLTVSELLDQN